Proteins from a single region of Phycisphaeraceae bacterium D3-23:
- a CDS encoding DUF2339 domain-containing protein — MSEILVVSILFVLLLLAAVVALGVFSFSLAGRLSATQGRMTTLERQHLRHLDVLSGRLGRLEEAAAAARPSAGPATPQASQPESGSSAGQVEASDVPWDGEELIKPAELNASLAAFRRAKEKAQAADAHVATNEKGEEVSDRGADIPVGRSAQPKGAGDAGSPQAAQGSDEPLEELQPVTGAHAACSDTAGLGPVADKNVCPTKHDARPTKSNVGPTVGASEPPARSGLSGLSFEQLLGGKVFVWLGAIALVLTGAFLLKYGIDNYTISDAARVILAGVFGCVMVGGAFGLRRRSAGIAEALCAAGVAVLFGTIYAGQNMYGLLPPALGYTLLVLVTASAVVLSLRFGPLVALLGLVGGFALPPLLGAETPGRPAMVVYLLALELGVLAVTRKRGWMGISVLTMLGWVIWSLSYVVFGSDSAMDRGFTAVLIMATAVIFVLNAAFAQQREPGKDASKVRQTLWLALGAAGSAAAMLALLVIRNGYTTQDLVMLWVMTAGALVLARLNAKYMPIAWVASGLSAVVVLGAGVSAWWGEWLSFAAVDLRVLYGGALAFGLLVGVGGYAAQWWPARRRGFALMAALAGPAFLGIAVVGGGVLGIGQLSGLREGWWLWSLGVALAYALAAWPLVWRGVLRPGAHAGAQRGDDIWSASAFGLASIVLGTLAVAQGLNHPWLAVGWALLGALAAVLGWQLRLIVLTYASAALAALSAVLLVVPGPFTIETGSTIVFNVLLIVYALAALAYGVTAYAAHRAGQAELSRPLQGLALGALAVGCVVLVRHGFHPEAFRAPAVFLYEWPTYAVVLLAVGLGAGYLARRLGLVTVGLVAACAGMFGAALSIAGPVLFGNPVLYAEVSGGGSLAFGMLYLYALPAVGVYLLACSFERSDEEGVAFALRGGAVLLGCVFVLMQVRNGYNWTDLRHPRVGFYERGTYGLALLGLAWVLFSYARVVGSGFAKRAGRAVAAAGMGVSLGVMLVVGNPLLDTALDGGRWLVFGLCFAYVIPAVLGWLYARAIDPEASWPIGRFLRLGAIALTTACVGLQVRNGFHLDNLHAFDITRFEWATYGLVWMALGALFALAGRWLTDRSLLRRAGLCVALLGIGSAMLGTLLIDNPLWTRQGVGALPIANGLWYLYGPTILALAVLARRLRRAGLRAEAHAVGGGAIAVGFFLLSLLVRQGFSADGVLTLTALPSGDEWYAYSLAWVVLGLGLLVAGVLSGLDTLRYGSLAVMLLAVAKVFALDTAQLSGLLRVFSFLGLGITLLLLGYTYQRFVFRKPAPDDEQAVDSDTAAIQA; from the coding sequence ATGTCTGAAATCCTTGTGGTGTCCATCTTGTTCGTGCTGCTCTTGCTCGCGGCGGTGGTCGCGCTGGGCGTGTTTTCGTTCTCGCTGGCGGGGCGGCTGTCGGCGACGCAGGGGCGGATGACCACGCTCGAACGCCAGCACCTGCGACACCTGGATGTGCTGTCGGGCCGGCTGGGTCGGCTGGAGGAGGCGGCGGCCGCAGCACGGCCCAGCGCGGGGCCCGCGACACCGCAAGCCAGTCAGCCCGAGTCCGGGTCGTCGGCCGGTCAGGTGGAAGCAAGCGATGTGCCTTGGGACGGTGAAGAACTGATCAAGCCCGCCGAGCTCAACGCGTCGCTCGCGGCGTTCCGCCGGGCGAAGGAAAAGGCGCAGGCGGCGGATGCGCATGTCGCGACGAACGAAAAGGGGGAAGAAGTTTCCGATCGTGGGGCAGACATTCCTGTCGGCCGATCGGCGCAGCCGAAGGGTGCTGGCGATGCGGGTAGTCCGCAAGCGGCGCAAGGCAGCGACGAGCCGCTGGAAGAACTTCAGCCGGTGACAGGCGCTCACGCCGCTTGCTCTGACACGGCCGGCCTGGGGCCGGTGGCAGACAAGAATGTCTGCCCCACGAAACATGATGCCCGCCCGACGAAAAGCAATGTTGGCCCTACGGTGGGTGCGAGCGAACCACCCGCCCGCAGTGGCCTCTCGGGCCTCAGCTTCGAGCAGCTCCTGGGCGGCAAGGTGTTCGTCTGGCTCGGCGCGATCGCGCTGGTGCTGACCGGCGCGTTTCTGCTGAAGTACGGCATCGACAACTATACGATCAGCGACGCGGCGCGCGTGATCCTCGCGGGCGTCTTTGGCTGCGTCATGGTCGGCGGCGCGTTCGGGCTGCGCCGCAGGTCGGCGGGCATCGCCGAGGCGCTATGCGCGGCGGGGGTCGCGGTGTTGTTCGGCACGATCTACGCCGGGCAAAACATGTACGGCCTGCTCCCGCCTGCCCTGGGCTACACGCTGCTCGTTCTGGTGACCGCGAGTGCGGTGGTGCTGTCGCTGCGGTTCGGGCCGCTCGTGGCGCTGCTGGGCCTGGTCGGCGGGTTTGCATTGCCGCCGCTGCTGGGCGCGGAGACGCCGGGTCGGCCGGCGATGGTGGTGTACCTGCTCGCACTCGAGCTCGGCGTGTTGGCGGTGACACGCAAGCGCGGGTGGATGGGCATCAGCGTGCTGACGATGCTGGGCTGGGTCATCTGGTCGCTGAGCTATGTCGTGTTCGGCAGCGACAGCGCGATGGACCGCGGGTTCACGGCGGTACTCATCATGGCGACGGCGGTCATCTTTGTCTTGAACGCGGCCTTCGCGCAGCAGCGCGAACCCGGCAAGGACGCCTCGAAGGTCCGCCAGACGCTCTGGCTCGCGCTGGGCGCGGCGGGTTCGGCGGCGGCGATGTTGGCGCTGCTCGTCATCCGCAACGGCTACACGACGCAGGACCTGGTGATGCTGTGGGTGATGACCGCGGGCGCGTTGGTGCTCGCGCGGCTGAACGCGAAGTACATGCCGATCGCCTGGGTCGCGTCGGGGCTCAGCGCGGTCGTTGTGCTGGGCGCGGGGGTGTCGGCGTGGTGGGGCGAGTGGCTGTCGTTCGCGGCGGTGGACTTACGTGTTCTCTACGGCGGGGCGCTGGCGTTTGGTCTGTTGGTCGGGGTGGGCGGGTATGCCGCGCAGTGGTGGCCGGCGCGTCGGCGCGGGTTCGCGCTGATGGCGGCGTTGGCGGGTCCGGCGTTTTTGGGGATCGCGGTGGTCGGGGGCGGGGTGCTGGGGATCGGGCAGCTTTCGGGGCTGCGTGAGGGCTGGTGGCTGTGGTCGCTGGGCGTGGCGCTTGCGTACGCGCTCGCGGCCTGGCCGCTGGTCTGGCGCGGTGTGCTTCGGCCGGGCGCACACGCAGGGGCGCAGCGCGGCGACGATATCTGGTCGGCTTCGGCCTTCGGCCTGGCGTCGATTGTGCTGGGCACGCTCGCGGTTGCGCAGGGGCTGAACCACCCTTGGCTCGCCGTGGGTTGGGCGCTGCTGGGCGCGCTCGCGGCCGTGCTGGGTTGGCAGCTACGCCTGATCGTGTTGACGTATGCGTCGGCCGCGCTCGCAGCGCTGTCGGCGGTGTTGCTGGTCGTGCCCGGGCCGTTCACGATCGAGACAGGCAGCACCATCGTGTTTAACGTCTTGCTGATCGTCTACGCACTCGCCGCGCTCGCCTACGGCGTCACGGCCTACGCCGCGCACCGCGCGGGCCAAGCCGAGTTGAGTCGGCCGCTGCAGGGGCTCGCGCTCGGCGCGCTCGCGGTCGGTTGCGTCGTGCTCGTGCGCCACGGGTTCCACCCCGAAGCATTCCGGGCCCCGGCGGTGTTCCTCTACGAGTGGCCGACGTACGCCGTGGTGCTGTTGGCGGTGGGCTTAGGCGCGGGCTACCTCGCGCGTCGGCTCGGTCTGGTGACGGTCGGGCTTGTCGCAGCGTGCGCCGGGATGTTTGGCGCGGCGCTGTCGATCGCGGGGCCCGTGCTGTTCGGCAACCCGGTGCTTTACGCCGAAGTGTCGGGCGGCGGATCGCTCGCGTTTGGGATGCTTTACCTCTATGCCTTGCCGGCGGTGGGGGTATACCTGCTCGCGTGCTCGTTCGAGCGCAGCGATGAAGAGGGCGTTGCGTTCGCACTGCGCGGCGGGGCGGTGCTGCTGGGCTGCGTGTTCGTGCTGATGCAGGTGCGCAACGGCTACAACTGGACCGACCTGCGGCACCCGCGAGTCGGGTTCTACGAGCGCGGGACGTATGGGCTGGCGCTGCTCGGGCTTGCGTGGGTGCTGTTTAGTTACGCACGGGTGGTCGGGTCTGGCTTCGCGAAACGTGCGGGCCGAGCGGTCGCGGCGGCGGGGATGGGCGTGTCGCTGGGCGTGATGCTGGTGGTTGGCAACCCGCTGCTGGACACGGCGCTGGACGGCGGGCGCTGGCTTGTTTTCGGGCTGTGCTTTGCGTATGTCATCCCCGCGGTGCTGGGCTGGCTTTACGCACGGGCGATCGATCCCGAGGCGTCCTGGCCCATCGGCCGGTTCCTCCGGCTGGGCGCGATCGCGCTTACGACGGCCTGCGTCGGCTTGCAGGTGCGCAACGGATTCCACCTCGACAACCTCCACGCCTTCGACATCACGCGCTTCGAGTGGGCGACGTACGGGCTCGTGTGGATGGCGCTGGGCGCACTGTTCGCGCTGGCGGGGCGTTGGCTGACCGACCGGAGTTTGCTGCGCCGGGCCGGGCTGTGCGTCGCGCTGCTCGGGATCGGCTCGGCGATGCTGGGCACACTGCTCATCGACAACCCGCTGTGGACCCGGCAAGGCGTCGGTGCGCTGCCGATCGCCAATGGGCTGTGGTATCTCTACGGCCCGACGATCCTCGCGCTCGCCGTCCTCGCGCGTCGGCTGCGCCGTGCGGGGCTTCGGGCCGAGGCACATGCCGTGGGCGGCGGCGCGATCGCGGTCGGGTTCTTCCTGCTGTCGCTGCTCGTGCGACAGGGCTTCAGCGCCGACGGCGTACTCACGCTGACGGCATTGCCCAGCGGCGACGAGTGGTACGCGTATTCGCTGGCGTGGGTCGTGCTCGGCCTCGGGCTGCTCGTCGCGGGCGTCCTCAGTGGGCTCGACACGCTGCGTTACGGCTCGCTCGCCGTGATGCTGCTCGCGGTCGCCAAGGTCTTCGCGCTCGACACCGCGCAGCTCTCGGGGCTGCTCCGTGTGTTCAGCTTCCTCGGGCTGGGTATCACGCTGCTGCTGCTGGGCTACACCTACCAACGCTTTGTCTTCCGCAAGCCGGCGCCGGACGATGAGCAAGCGGTGGACTCGGATACGGCTGCGATACAGGCGTAA
- the kdsA gene encoding 3-deoxy-8-phosphooctulonate synthase, which translates to MNEIKLQNLTIGPARALTIIAGPCQIESKDLCVQVGEAVQQKCAELGLQFIFKASFDKANRSSIHTERGPGVEEGLRTLEDVGKQLGVPVTTDVHEPGQATVAGQAVDLLQVPAFLCRQTDLLVAAAKTGRAVNVKKGQFLSPAEMKNVVGKLSEAGAEQAGMMLTERGTFFGYHRLVNDFCGLEDMMEYGWPVCFDVTHSTQQPGAEGNQSGGRPERAPLLARCAIAAGVQALFIETHPDPKNAASDGATMLQLDRMLALLEELARLHQAMRSVGRRVGV; encoded by the coding sequence ATGAACGAAATCAAACTCCAGAACCTCACCATCGGCCCCGCGCGGGCGCTGACGATTATTGCCGGGCCCTGCCAGATCGAGAGCAAGGACCTGTGCGTGCAGGTCGGCGAGGCGGTGCAGCAGAAGTGCGCCGAGCTCGGCCTGCAGTTCATCTTCAAGGCCAGCTTCGACAAGGCCAACCGCTCGTCGATCCATACCGAGCGCGGCCCGGGCGTTGAGGAAGGGCTGCGGACGCTGGAAGATGTGGGTAAACAGCTCGGCGTGCCGGTGACGACGGACGTGCACGAGCCGGGCCAGGCGACGGTCGCAGGCCAGGCGGTGGACCTCTTGCAGGTCCCCGCGTTCCTGTGTCGGCAGACGGACCTGCTGGTCGCGGCGGCGAAGACGGGGCGCGCGGTGAATGTGAAGAAGGGCCAGTTCCTGTCACCGGCAGAGATGAAGAACGTCGTCGGGAAGTTGAGTGAAGCTGGGGCCGAACAAGCCGGCATGATGCTCACAGAGCGCGGCACGTTCTTTGGCTACCACCGCCTGGTCAACGACTTCTGCGGGCTGGAGGACATGATGGAATACGGCTGGCCGGTGTGTTTCGATGTGACGCACTCGACCCAGCAGCCCGGCGCGGAGGGCAATCAGTCCGGCGGCCGACCCGAGCGTGCCCCGCTGCTCGCGCGCTGCGCGATCGCGGCGGGGGTGCAGGCCCTCTTCATCGAGACCCACCCGGACCCGAAGAACGCGGCCTCCGACGGCGCGACGATGCTGCAGCTGGACCGCATGCTCGCACTGCTCGAAGAGCTCGCCCGGCTGCACCAGGCGATGCGCTCCGTCGGCCGGCGCGTCGGGGTGTGA
- a CDS encoding TetR/AcrR family transcriptional regulator has product MARPNRSNEKRAELLPIVASAFSELGYRKATTKALAARCGVQENILYRLWADKKAMFVASIDYLFDATIERWQGMIDAAEDEPAGPSAAERLLAYDAAHRGESGFYRITFAALSETDDPDVRAALRRMYRNFSGVIESQIDGHRAAEGSPDAEDVLPGAVAAWAVLGVATAADIGRETGLMSAAKRKQLVAQAGRCLLEGGRGG; this is encoded by the coding sequence ATGGCCCGACCGAATCGATCGAACGAAAAACGCGCCGAGCTGCTGCCGATCGTGGCGTCGGCGTTCAGCGAGCTGGGCTACCGCAAGGCGACGACCAAGGCGCTGGCTGCGCGGTGCGGGGTGCAGGAGAACATCCTGTACCGTCTGTGGGCGGACAAGAAGGCGATGTTTGTCGCGTCGATCGACTACCTGTTTGATGCGACGATTGAGCGTTGGCAGGGGATGATCGACGCGGCCGAGGACGAGCCTGCGGGCCCGAGCGCGGCCGAGCGGCTGCTGGCGTATGACGCGGCGCACCGGGGCGAGTCGGGTTTTTACCGCATTACGTTCGCGGCGTTGAGTGAGACGGACGACCCGGATGTACGCGCGGCGCTTCGCCGGATGTATCGGAATTTTTCGGGCGTGATCGAGTCGCAGATCGACGGCCACCGCGCGGCCGAGGGGTCGCCCGATGCCGAGGATGTTCTCCCGGGGGCGGTTGCGGCGTGGGCGGTGTTGGGGGTCGCGACCGCCGCAGACATCGGTCGGGAGACCGGGCTTATGAGCGCCGCCAAGCGCAAGCAGCTGGTTGCGCAGGCGGGGCGGTGCCTGCTCGAAGGCGGGCGGGGCGGGTAG
- a CDS encoding nucleoside deaminase: MDRFDDWLEAALAQAQKSYDEGGLPIGAALVDPSRPTLETQVVALGHNKRVQNGDPTSHGETDCLRNAGRRRDWHKLTLVTTLSPCIMCSGTALLYRIPRIVIGENENFLGAEDLLEERGVELVHRDHAGCKALMSEFIAQKPDLWNEDIGV; encoded by the coding sequence ATGGATCGTTTCGACGACTGGCTGGAGGCGGCGCTCGCTCAGGCGCAGAAGAGCTATGACGAGGGCGGGCTGCCGATCGGCGCGGCGCTGGTGGACCCGTCGCGGCCGACGCTGGAGACGCAGGTCGTCGCGCTGGGTCACAATAAGCGCGTCCAGAACGGCGACCCGACGTCGCACGGCGAGACCGACTGCCTGCGCAATGCGGGCCGGCGGCGCGACTGGCACAAGCTGACATTGGTGACGACGCTGAGCCCCTGCATTATGTGCAGCGGCACGGCGCTGCTGTACCGCATCCCGCGCATCGTGATCGGGGAGAACGAGAATTTTCTGGGGGCCGAGGACCTGCTTGAGGAGCGCGGGGTGGAACTGGTGCACCGGGACCACGCGGGGTGCAAGGCGTTGATGTCGGAGTTCATCGCCCAGAAGCCGGACTTGTGGAACGAGGATATCGGGGTGTAG
- a CDS encoding alpha/beta hydrolase yields MPELLILFAVAFVLISLLGSAALLLTIHRPRRKTFAVALALGNPTDPSDLDLEGEEVLFNLPGPGSGYTSPGWIIQGELADGPTVLILHGHRDARFGALTRARKLARYASHLVVFDWPAHGECTAPWMQFGQREVGDVLAVLDGLPDELTQEKPVLFGYSLGAQIGMKTAALHDRFAGLIADGPYRHWDSPIRTRMKLMRLPAWVFIYPTAVFYLLRGWLPGFDRLRFAEKLKCPLLVIHGTLDPICPFEEGKELAQGAPDGTFVPIEGGGHIDLAGLEPEVYHAALSAFFERLNSQSQ; encoded by the coding sequence ATGCCCGAACTGCTTATCCTCTTCGCCGTCGCGTTCGTGCTGATCTCGCTGCTCGGCTCCGCGGCGCTCCTGCTCACCATCCACCGCCCACGCCGAAAGACCTTCGCCGTCGCACTCGCGCTGGGCAACCCCACCGACCCCAGCGACCTCGATCTCGAAGGCGAAGAGGTCCTTTTCAACCTGCCCGGGCCCGGCAGCGGCTACACCTCGCCGGGCTGGATCATCCAGGGCGAGTTGGCAGACGGCCCGACCGTCCTCATCCTCCACGGCCACCGCGACGCACGCTTCGGCGCACTCACCCGCGCCAGAAAACTCGCACGCTACGCCAGCCACCTCGTCGTCTTCGACTGGCCGGCGCACGGCGAATGCACCGCGCCGTGGATGCAGTTCGGCCAGCGCGAGGTCGGCGATGTCCTGGCGGTCCTCGACGGTTTGCCCGACGAACTCACCCAGGAAAAGCCCGTGCTGTTCGGCTACTCGCTGGGGGCGCAGATCGGTATGAAGACCGCGGCGCTGCACGACCGGTTCGCCGGGCTCATCGCCGACGGTCCCTACCGCCACTGGGACTCGCCCATCCGTACCCGCATGAAATTGATGCGCCTGCCCGCGTGGGTCTTCATCTACCCGACCGCGGTGTTCTATCTCCTGCGCGGCTGGCTGCCGGGGTTCGACCGCCTGCGCTTCGCGGAAAAACTCAAGTGCCCGCTGCTCGTGATCCACGGCACGCTCGACCCGATCTGCCCCTTCGAGGAAGGCAAGGAACTCGCCCAAGGCGCACCCGACGGCACATTCGTCCCCATCGAGGGCGGCGGCCACATCGACCTCGCGGGGCTCGAACCCGAGGTGTACCACGCGGCGCTGTCGGCCTTCTTCGAGCGGCTAAACAGTCAATCCCAGTAA
- the deoC gene encoding deoxyribose-phosphate aldolase yields the protein MNFAPLIDHTILKAEATRDDVLALCDEAITHGFASVCVNGCFIPDVRAKLANSQVKTCGVAGFPLGAMKPMVKAIEAVSLVKDGADEVDFVAHLPHLLNEDVKSAKAEFAELVKAVRSVLPSVVVKVIIESAALMKDVDEATFERRIVTACSAAQESGCDFVKTSTGFHPAGGASVEAVTLMKKHAGPMKVKASGGIRTAEDAKRMVDAGADRLGCSAGVAIVSGAETAGSGY from the coding sequence ATGAACTTCGCCCCCCTTATCGACCACACGATCCTCAAAGCCGAGGCGACGCGCGACGACGTGCTCGCGCTCTGCGACGAAGCCATCACGCACGGCTTCGCCTCCGTCTGTGTCAACGGGTGCTTCATCCCGGACGTCCGCGCCAAGCTCGCCAATTCGCAAGTGAAGACCTGCGGCGTGGCGGGCTTCCCGCTGGGCGCGATGAAGCCGATGGTCAAGGCCATCGAGGCGGTGTCCCTGGTCAAAGACGGCGCAGACGAGGTCGACTTCGTCGCACACCTGCCGCACCTGCTCAATGAAGATGTGAAGTCGGCGAAAGCGGAGTTCGCGGAGCTGGTCAAGGCCGTGCGCAGCGTGCTGCCCAGCGTCGTGGTCAAGGTCATCATCGAGTCGGCGGCGCTGATGAAGGACGTGGATGAAGCGACCTTCGAGCGGCGGATCGTCACGGCCTGCTCGGCCGCGCAGGAGTCGGGCTGCGATTTTGTCAAGACCTCGACCGGCTTCCACCCCGCCGGCGGCGCGAGCGTCGAGGCGGTCACGCTGATGAAGAAGCACGCGGGCCCGATGAAGGTCAAGGCCTCGGGCGGCATCCGCACCGCCGAGGATGCCAAGCGCATGGTCGACGCCGGGGCCGACCGCCTGGGCTGCTCGGCGGGCGTCGCGATCGTGTCGGGCGCTGAGACGGCGGGCTCCGGCTACTAA